ATGAGGTAAAACAGCACTACCTATTTAACAAGCTAACATTAACCCCTATTGAGAAGGACACTATTATTAACACTTTACTTGAAGAAATTGAGCCGTTTTTAAATGGTCTAATTAACTTTGATGCATTAAGTGATTCAATACAAAGACTTGCAATTATGGAGCATAATCGTTGGTTAGCTGAAAAATATATAGAAGGGTACAGTGAAGGCAATACAAAGAATGATACTAGAAGACTACACACGCGGTTAAAAAAGTGGGAACATCTTGATGACGGTGGTAAAATCGGAACGTTAAAAATTATAAAGAACTGTCTGCTTGTTTTAAAGGATGACATCGCTCTTCGAAGTGAAGAAATAGATTTGGAAGAACCTCATATTGGGGAGGGTCAGGAGATGATTTACCTACCAAATCCAAAAGATACTCGTGATATTGAATTAGGTCCTGATATAATGAATCTCGCAGAACAATTAGCCAAAAATGTTCATGAGAACTGGGCTAAAGAACGAATCAATCAAGGGTGGACCTATGGTAAGGAGCGAAAAGACAATAAGAAAAAGCATTCCTGCTTAGTCCCTTATGAAGAACTTCCTGCTAAAGAAAAAGTCTACGATTATAACTCAGCAATTGAAACGCTGAAGTTTATT
This Haloplasma contractile SSD-17B DNA region includes the following protein-coding sequences:
- a CDS encoding RyR domain-containing protein; the protein is MIYLPNPKDTRDIELGPDIMNLAEQLAKNVHENWAKERINQGWTYGKERKDNKKKHSCLVPYEELPAKEKVYDYNSAIETLKFIKSLGYEIVKRDDDE